The region CGCCGCCGCATCGGCCATCGCGGCGGATCGGGCCAGCACGGTGACACTGTCGGCAATGCCCAAGGACTGGCTGCGCCCGCCCTGCCCGCTGGTGGCGATGCCGCGAATGGGGTCATTGCTGCGGATCGTGACGGTGCCAAGCGACCGCCGGTCCAGCCCCGCGATGCCCACGTCAAAACGCGCGCCCTCGGTCAGATGCAGCGCGATATCGCCACCGTTGTTCACATAGGCGCGGGTCAGATCGGCGGCATCCACCATGGCCGACAAGACCTCTGCCGCGACGGCACCGGCCACGCAGATCATCGGCGTGGTCAGCCCGTCGGCATGGGGCAAGGCGGCGCGGTACATGGCGCGGGCGATCTTGCCTTTCGGTTTGGTGCCCACAGGGCGGCGCAGCAGGGGCAGCTCTGCCGTCAGTTCGGACAGGATGGTGCCAAAGCGATCAAAACCCGCGCGAAACGCCAGATCTCGCGCGCCATCCGCCCCGATGACCAGATCAATCGGGCCGTGGGACAGGTGCAGCCTGCCACCGGGGAGAAGAGCCGCCTGTGCCGTCATGTCTCGTCCTTCGACCAGCCGTAGTTTTCCCGCGCGTTCGGGTCTGGTTGCAGCAGTTGCTGCGCCACCCGTCGCACATCATCGGTGACCACATCACGCACGGGCTGGATATGCTCCATATGCCCGCCAAGCGTGCCGTAATCCTCGCGCCGCAGGGTGAATTCGATCGGTGCCACCAGCGCGGGCGTGGGTACATAGCCGAAAGAGTTCGTGGGCATATCCATGACATCCACCATGACGGTGATCCCGCCCCCCGGCCAGACATAGGCCTCGGCCCCGCCGCAGGACACATGGGTCAGCGATTCCTTGACCGACCGCGTCAGCCGCACGGGGTTCTCTGTCACGCCGGCGCGCAGACTGCCGCCCGCCCCCCCCATGAACAGCACCGAACACAGCGAGGGTTCGCAATTCTCGGCGATGCGGTCCGCGACGACCAGCAGCTCGGGCGTGATCTCGGCTGGTTGCGGGATCAGGTCATCATCCAGCGTGAAATAGGCCCATTGCTCTCCGGTGGTAGAGATCATCAGCAGCCGGAGCCCCGGCCAGGCACGCTTCGGGTCGGCATCACGCAGGATGGTCAGCGGGTCTTCGACATCGGTGCCGCCCCATCCGGTGCCGGGGTCCGCCACCTGAAAATACCGTCCCGGCGTTGACCGCCGCCCGTTCACGCGGATGCCAGAGGGGGTCATATCCAGCCCCTTGCCCGCCTCGTGTTCGGTCAGCACGCCGGTGATGTGATCATCGACAACGACGACCTCGTCCACATGCCCATGCCATTGTTTGGCGAACATCCCGATGGTCGCTGACCCACAGCCCACGCGCATTAGCTTTTCCGGGACGCCGTTGATGATCGGCGCTTTGCCCGCCTCGACCACCATGGTGACGCCGCCGTCGATGGTGACCTCGACCGGTTCACGGTTACATAGGCGCAGCAGCGCGTCACAGGTCATGCGGCCTTCTTTCTTGGAGCCGCCGGTCAGATGCTCGACCCCGCCCAAAGACAGCATCTTGGACCCGTATTCCGAGGTCATCACATGGCCGATCGCCTCTCCGTCCACACGCACCACGGCGCGCTCGTCGCCGATGTGGCGGTCGGTGTCGATCTTCACCTTGACCCCGCAATACGAAAAAATGCCCTCGGTCACGACGGTGATCATATCCACGCCCTCGACCTCTTGGCTGACGATGAAGGGCGCGGGTTTATAGTCGGGATAGGTGGTTCCGGCCCCCACGGCGGTGACGAAATCGCGCCCGCCCTGAATCACGTCGCCGT is a window of Sulfitobacter pontiacus DNA encoding:
- a CDS encoding UPF0280 family protein, producing MTAQAALLPGGRLHLSHGPIDLVIGADGARDLAFRAGFDRFGTILSELTAELPLLRRPVGTKPKGKIARAMYRAALPHADGLTTPMICVAGAVAAEVLSAMVDAADLTRAYVNNGGDIALHLTEGARFDVGIAGLDRRSLGTVTIRSNDPIRGIATSGQGGRSQSLGIADSVTVLARSAAMADAAATKLGNAVDLPAHPAIRRSPANRLHDDSDLGAAPVVTHVGPLSPAEINQALTTGATAAQGLRDRGLISGAALFLRDQHTVIGLPETLKSLVKAPEYA
- a CDS encoding 6-hydroxynicotinate reductase; translated protein: MPDDLRDPKPVKIRCDACPVMCFIADGKSGACDRYANHAGELVRLDPLTVIQSGAKAVAFLDQGDNAQDWDGDVIQGGRDFVTAVGAGTTYPDYKPAPFIVSQEVEGVDMITVVTEGIFSYCGVKVKIDTDRHIGDERAVVRVDGEAIGHVMTSEYGSKMLSLGGVEHLTGGSKKEGRMTCDALLRLCNREPVEVTIDGGVTMVVEAGKAPIINGVPEKLMRVGCGSATIGMFAKQWHGHVDEVVVVDDHITGVLTEHEAGKGLDMTPSGIRVNGRRSTPGRYFQVADPGTGWGGTDVEDPLTILRDADPKRAWPGLRLLMISTTGEQWAYFTLDDDLIPQPAEITPELLVVADRIAENCEPSLCSVLFMGGAGGSLRAGVTENPVRLTRSVKESLTHVSCGGAEAYVWPGGGITVMVDVMDMPTNSFGYVPTPALVAPIEFTLRREDYGTLGGHMEHIQPVRDVVTDDVRRVAQQLLQPDPNARENYGWSKDET